The segment ACGCTTTGCTGGCCGAGTATTTGCCCTTTGTGATTTTGCTCACGGCGCTCTACACCGTGGCAGGCGGCATTTATGTACGCGGCAACCTGCGTGGATCGCCGGGCTTGAACACTGGCATTTTGGCAATGGGCGCGGTGCTGGCCAGCTTTATGGGCACTACGGGCGCATCCATGCTGCTGATTCGCCCTTTGCTGCGGGCCAATGACAACCGCCGCCATCAAGCGCATGTGGTGGTGTTTTTTATCTTCATCGTCTCCAACGCCGGCGGCGCGCTCACGCCGCTGGGCGATCCGCCGCTGTTTCTGGGTTTTTTGAAGGGCATCGATTTCTTTTGGACGGTGCGCCATCTTTGGCAGCCCATGCTGTTCCTCACGCTGGCGCTGCTGGCCATCTTCTACGTGATTGATCACAAGTTGATGGGTGAAAAAGGCGAGGCTGACTTGCCAGACCCGACCCCCAGCGTAGACGTGACCGGTGCGCAAAGCCGTATCGGCTTTGAAGGCAATGTGAATTTTGCGCTGCTGGGTGTGGTGGTGGTGCTGGTGTTAATCAGCGGCATGTGGCGCACCCCTGTGGGCTTTGATATTGCGGGCACCCATGTGGGTCTACCCGGTTTGCTGCGCGATGTGGGGCTGATTGTTGTGGCTTTGCTGTCCCTCAAACTCACGCCGGCTCGTGTGCATCAAGCCAATGACTTTGGCTGGGGCCCTATGCAGGAAGTGGCCAAGCTGTTTGCCGGTATTTTCCTGACCATCATCCCCGTCATCGCCATGCTCAAGGCCGGTGTAGATGGTCCGTTTGGTGCGGTGGTGCGTGCGGTGACCAATGGGGATGGAACGCCCAACCCCGC is part of the Comamonas sp. Y33R10-2 genome and harbors:
- a CDS encoding sodium:proton antiporter, which codes for MSMAWGIPFVGMLLSIALLPLMAPHFWHQHFGKVTAGWALAFLLPFALVYGMGAAGVNLVHALLAEYLPFVILLTALYTVAGGIYVRGNLRGSPGLNTGILAMGAVLASFMGTTGASMLLIRPLLRANDNRRHQAHVVVFFIFIVSNAGGALTPLGDPPLFLGFLKGIDFFWTVRHLWQPMLFLTLALLAIFYVIDHKLMGEKGEADLPDPTPSVDVTGAQSRIGFEGNVNFALLGVVVVLVLISGMWRTPVGFDIAGTHVGLPGLLRDVGLIVVALLSLKLTPARVHQANDFGWGPMQEVAKLFAGIFLTIIPVIAMLKAGVDGPFGAVVRAVTNGDGTPNPAMYFWATGLLSSFLDNAPTYLVFFNTAGGDPAHLMTDMALTLAAISAGAVFMGANTYIGNAPNLMVKAIAEDRGVKMPGFFGYMLWSVGILVPLLVVMTLIWFR